In Candidatus Eisenbacteria bacterium, the following proteins share a genomic window:
- a CDS encoding ABC transporter: METVIPIFKKEFRSYFTSPIAYIFITVFLVILHGLLFWATGFLVIAQADLRDFFGLISIMLIFFVPAISMRLWAEEMKVGTMELLMTFPVRDWEAVAGKFLAALAMIAVTILLTLPFPISVALVGKPDAGPIVGGYLGALLLGAAYLAIGSWTSSTTSNQIVSFIISLLILLVGSLGLDWVRQFSPSQLAPWLAYLSLRTHFDNITRGVIDIRDIVYYLSIIGFFLYLNVRSVESRKWR, encoded by the coding sequence ATGGAAACCGTGATTCCGATCTTCAAGAAGGAGTTCCGCAGCTACTTCACATCCCCCATCGCCTACATCTTCATCACCGTGTTCTTGGTGATCCTCCACGGCCTCCTCTTCTGGGCGACCGGCTTTCTGGTCATCGCCCAGGCCGACCTCAGAGACTTCTTCGGGTTGATATCCATCATGCTGATCTTCTTCGTCCCGGCGATCTCGATGCGGTTGTGGGCGGAGGAGATGAAGGTCGGGACGATGGAGCTCTTGATGACATTTCCCGTGCGGGACTGGGAGGCTGTGGCGGGCAAGTTCCTCGCCGCGCTGGCGATGATCGCCGTGACGATCCTCCTGACTCTCCCGTTCCCCATCAGCGTCGCCCTCGTCGGCAAGCCGGACGCGGGGCCCATCGTGGGGGGATACCTCGGGGCTCTCCTGCTCGGAGCGGCTTATCTCGCGATCGGCTCGTGGACCTCGAGCACGACGTCCAACCAGATCGTGAGCTTCATCATTTCGCTCCTGATCCTCCTGGTCGGCAGCCTGGGGCTGGACTGGGTCCGACAGTTCTCTCCCTCCCAGCTTGCGCCGTGGCTCGCCTACCTGAGCCTGCGAACTCACTTCGACAACATCACGCGGGGGGTGATCGACATCCGAGACATCGTCTACTACCTCTCGATCATCGGCTTCTTCCTCTACCTCAACGTCCGCTCCGTTGAGAGCAGGAAGTGGAGATAG
- a CDS encoding D-cysteine desulfhydrase family protein, producing MDLPYPPRVSLGCFPTRVEQISRFPLRDGAPVWIKRDDQSGSDLSGNKVRKLEFLLAEALEGRCDVVITCGGTQSNHCRATAIAARRLGIDSVLFLRADRPAVPEGNLLLDLLAGARVVTITPEEYRDRDAIMRAEADRLRSEGRRPYPIVEGGSNALGAWGYIAMLDELRRQGLADRMAHLVCATGSAGTLAGLHLGIRLLGLRIRPWGVAVCDDAAYFRGRVIEIAREFRGRFGIGDEIRADEIDVVEGYKGPGYAKTYPRLLDLARRMAREEGIFLDPVYTGKAFLAMIDLLADGTIPRDEEVLFLHTGGIFSLFAYRDELLAEPA from the coding sequence ATGGACCTTCCTTATCCGCCGCGGGTTTCCCTCGGGTGCTTCCCGACGCGGGTGGAGCAGATCTCGCGCTTCCCGCTCAGGGACGGTGCTCCCGTCTGGATCAAGCGTGACGACCAGTCAGGCTCCGACCTGTCGGGCAACAAGGTGCGCAAGCTCGAGTTCCTCCTGGCCGAGGCGTTGGAAGGGCGCTGCGACGTCGTCATCACGTGCGGCGGGACCCAGTCGAACCACTGCCGCGCCACCGCGATCGCGGCACGCCGGCTGGGGATCGACTCGGTCCTCTTCCTGCGCGCCGATCGGCCGGCAGTCCCCGAGGGGAACCTCTTGCTCGACCTCCTCGCCGGCGCGCGGGTCGTGACGATCACGCCTGAGGAGTATCGCGATCGCGACGCGATCATGAGGGCGGAGGCGGATCGTCTTCGTTCGGAAGGACGGCGGCCGTACCCGATCGTCGAGGGGGGATCGAACGCGCTCGGCGCCTGGGGATATATCGCGATGCTCGATGAGCTCCGGCGGCAGGGTCTCGCGGATCGGATGGCGCATCTCGTCTGCGCGACGGGATCGGCGGGGACCCTGGCGGGGCTTCACCTCGGGATCCGCCTGCTCGGGCTCCGCATCCGTCCCTGGGGCGTCGCCGTCTGCGACGACGCTGCCTACTTCCGCGGTCGCGTGATCGAGATCGCGCGGGAGTTCCGCGGGCGGTTCGGGATCGGGGATGAGATTCGCGCCGATGAGATCGATGTCGTCGAGGGTTACAAGGGGCCCGGCTACGCGAAGACCTACCCCCGTCTTCTCGATCTCGCGCGGAGGATGGCGCGGGAGGAGGGGATCTTTCTCGATCCGGTCTACACGGGGAAAGCCTTCCTGGCGATGATCGATCTGCTCGCGGACGGCACGATCCCGCGCGATGAGGAAGTCCTCTTTCTGCACACGGGCGGGATCTTCAGCCTGTTCGCCTACCGAGACGAGCTTCTGGCGGAGCCGGCCTAG
- the rseP gene encoding RIP metalloprotease RseP: MEYVASFILVVGVIILVHEIGHFLAARAVGIRVDRFSIGFGWKLAALKRGETEYRISWVPLGGYVKMAGMIDESLENPDQFDPNDPRLFMNKRIWQKVVVVCAGVFMNLILAGVVLWGVYATRGVPTLPDEVPTVIDRPIPGYPAAKAGLRKGDRLIAIEGTEVRLWEDLVQQIYERPDQEITVDFERGGERKSIVVRTRSEAQEGQEAPIGKIGISPQPQYEQVGFGKAFVYGWTATWTILDRTARSIVLLITGKASVKDLAGPVGIARITGETARQGMGDLIELLAIISVNIGFLNILPVPALDGGHLVLVLVEGIRRRPLGTKFKLWTQQVGMLLLLALIAVVVFNDFMRLR, encoded by the coding sequence ATGGAGTACGTCGCATCGTTCATTCTCGTCGTCGGCGTGATCATCCTGGTCCACGAGATCGGGCACTTCCTTGCCGCCCGTGCCGTAGGCATCAGGGTCGATCGCTTCTCGATAGGATTCGGCTGGAAGCTGGCCGCGCTCAAGCGGGGGGAGACCGAGTACAGGATTTCGTGGGTTCCGCTCGGCGGCTACGTGAAGATGGCCGGGATGATCGACGAGTCGCTCGAGAACCCCGACCAGTTCGATCCCAACGATCCGCGCCTCTTCATGAACAAGAGGATCTGGCAGAAGGTCGTGGTCGTCTGCGCCGGCGTCTTCATGAATCTGATCTTGGCGGGAGTCGTGCTCTGGGGCGTCTACGCGACGCGCGGGGTCCCGACCCTGCCCGACGAGGTCCCGACCGTCATCGATCGCCCGATCCCCGGCTACCCCGCGGCGAAGGCGGGACTCCGCAAAGGAGATCGGCTGATCGCGATCGAAGGGACCGAGGTCCGGCTGTGGGAGGATCTGGTCCAGCAGATCTACGAGCGACCGGATCAGGAGATCACGGTCGACTTCGAGAGGGGCGGGGAGCGCAAGAGCATCGTGGTCAGGACGCGCTCCGAAGCGCAGGAGGGGCAAGAAGCCCCGATCGGCAAGATCGGGATCAGCCCGCAGCCGCAGTACGAGCAGGTGGGGTTCGGCAAGGCGTTCGTCTATGGGTGGACCGCGACCTGGACGATCCTCGATCGGACGGCGCGTTCGATCGTCCTGCTCATCACCGGGAAGGCCTCCGTCAAGGACCTGGCGGGTCCGGTGGGGATCGCCCGGATCACGGGCGAGACGGCCCGGCAGGGGATGGGGGATCTGATCGAGTTGCTCGCGATCATCAGCGTGAACATCGGCTTCCTGAACATCCTCCCGGTCCCCGCGCTCGACGGCGGTCACCTCGTTCTTGTTCTTGTCGAGGGAATCCGCCGGCGCCCCCTGGGGACCAAGTTCAAGCTCTGGACCCAGCAGGTCGGCATGCTCCTTCTGCTCGCGCTGATCGCCGTCGTCGTCTTCAACGACTTCATGAGGCTCCGCTAG
- a CDS encoding zinc metallopeptidase, translating into MFWGLDPLYFMIVGPALLLSIVAQIWVKSAFSRFSRVGVSTGMSGAEAARRIVSRAGLGVQVEKVGGFLSDHYDPRVKVLRLSPDVHDGRSLASIGVAAHEAGHALQHARGYLPLQFRTALVPVTSIGSNLAWPIMIIGLLFNVTGLLYAGIVLFSAVVLFQLVTLPVEIDASRRAIALVRSEGIASTDAEVAGARSVLNAAAMTYVAAAASAILTLVYFLMRAGLLGGRRD; encoded by the coding sequence ATGTTCTGGGGACTTGACCCCCTCTACTTCATGATCGTCGGCCCGGCGCTGCTGCTGTCGATCGTGGCCCAGATATGGGTCAAGAGCGCCTTCTCCCGCTTCTCGCGGGTAGGCGTCTCGACGGGGATGTCGGGAGCCGAGGCGGCAAGAAGAATCGTGAGCCGAGCCGGCCTGGGTGTGCAGGTCGAGAAAGTCGGCGGTTTCCTGTCGGATCACTACGACCCCAGGGTAAAGGTTCTCCGTCTCTCGCCGGACGTTCATGACGGACGCTCTCTGGCCAGCATCGGAGTCGCCGCCCACGAGGCGGGTCACGCTCTCCAGCACGCCCGCGGATACCTGCCTCTGCAGTTCCGCACGGCCTTGGTTCCGGTCACATCGATCGGATCGAATCTCGCCTGGCCGATCATGATCATCGGCCTGCTCTTCAACGTGACCGGCCTGCTCTACGCGGGCATCGTTCTCTTCTCCGCGGTCGTCCTGTTCCAACTCGTCACGCTCCCCGTCGAGATCGACGCCTCCAGGCGCGCCATCGCCCTCGTCCGCAGCGAGGGGATCGCGTCGACCGACGCGGAGGTGGCGGGGGCAAGGAGCGTCCTGAACGCGGCGGCGATGACCTACGTGGCCGCGGCGGCCTCTGCGATCCTCACCCTCGTCTACTTCCTGATGAGGGCGGGGCTCCTGGGCGGACGCAGGGATTGA
- a CDS encoding DUF4340 domain-containing protein — translation MRGRTLLILLAILVVFGGIVLLFDTNRKSATEPSERPLFPALKVDQVDQITIRSAGKETTLEKRGTKWHVATEGGFEADQKAVQDIVDRLPRLFADRVVSTNPANRPLFSVDSTGTEIRIGQKGKEVAHFFVGKPGEDFHSTYVRAADSDKVVQVPEYLPSLFQRGDTWRDRVIFSFEEANVAKYEYKSPSRGRLSASRDESGAWKIDDPEPAPIQPGKMDPTIRQLSRLRAAAFADDVMPAEAGIEIDSTRVTVTLADGSVHSLVIGGQTTSSQVFVKRDGADQIYRLARGTLTQLLPARASLVGEGL, via the coding sequence ATGCGCGGACGCACTCTCTTGATCCTGCTGGCCATCCTGGTCGTCTTTGGAGGAATCGTCCTGCTGTTCGACACGAATCGAAAGAGCGCGACCGAGCCATCGGAGAGGCCGCTCTTTCCTGCCTTGAAAGTCGACCAGGTCGACCAGATCACGATTCGCTCCGCGGGGAAGGAAACGACTCTCGAGAAGCGCGGGACGAAGTGGCATGTCGCCACCGAGGGCGGGTTCGAGGCGGACCAGAAGGCGGTTCAGGACATCGTCGACCGCCTGCCTCGCCTCTTCGCCGACCGCGTCGTCTCGACGAATCCGGCGAATCGACCTCTGTTCAGCGTCGACTCGACAGGGACGGAGATCCGGATCGGGCAAAAGGGGAAGGAGGTCGCTCACTTCTTCGTCGGCAAGCCGGGCGAGGACTTCCACAGCACCTACGTCCGGGCGGCGGACTCCGACAAGGTCGTGCAGGTGCCGGAGTACCTGCCGAGCCTCTTCCAGCGGGGCGACACCTGGCGTGACCGGGTGATCTTCTCCTTCGAGGAGGCCAATGTCGCGAAGTACGAGTACAAGTCCCCCAGTCGAGGGCGGCTCTCGGCCAGCAGGGACGAGAGCGGCGCCTGGAAGATCGACGATCCCGAACCTGCGCCGATCCAGCCCGGGAAGATGGACCCCACGATCAGGCAGCTCTCCCGCCTGCGCGCCGCCGCTTTCGCGGACGATGTCATGCCGGCCGAGGCGGGGATCGAGATCGATTCGACGCGGGTGACGGTGACGCTGGCCGACGGCTCGGTCCACTCCCTCGTCATCGGGGGGCAGACGACCTCAAGCCAGGTCTTCGTCAAGCGCGACGGCGCGGACCAGATCTATCGGCTCGCGCGCGGGACGCTCACGCAGCTTCTTCCTGCGAGGGCGAGCCTCGTGGGAGAGGGGCTCTAG
- a CDS encoding ABC transporter substrate-binding protein, translating into MTGSRSLLARGAMLAALILAVSAQVVCDAAAAGRPRPKVEIKIATLAPEGSTWMRLMEQLDAEVRDSTASEVGFRFYPGGVQGDEAVVLRKIRLGQLHGGGFTGVGLGEIAPDLRVMEVPFFFRTTEEVRAVQERMGPVFEQELRGAGFELLGWSDVGFVYLFTKSPIRSTEDLRKVRMWLWEGDPLAEAFLKTLGVSPVPLPITDVVTSLQTGLIDAVYTSTLACIALQWFTRVSHMTDLPVTHAQGAVVVSRQAFEQISPAAQATVKRLARKYFDRLAIATTKDNETSAQVLAEKGIKVVALTDAEKAGFEEIGRVVREKLAATLYQREILDRTMKALEEARTAAGAAGR; encoded by the coding sequence ATGACTGGTTCTAGAAGCCTGCTCGCGCGGGGCGCCATGCTCGCAGCCCTGATCCTTGCCGTCTCCGCGCAGGTCGTGTGCGACGCGGCGGCGGCGGGAAGGCCCCGGCCGAAGGTGGAGATCAAGATCGCCACCCTCGCTCCGGAGGGATCGACCTGGATGCGCCTGATGGAGCAGCTCGACGCGGAGGTCCGCGACAGCACGGCCAGCGAGGTCGGCTTCCGCTTCTACCCGGGAGGCGTGCAGGGGGACGAGGCTGTCGTCCTGCGCAAGATCCGTCTCGGCCAGCTCCACGGAGGCGGGTTCACGGGCGTCGGCCTGGGGGAGATCGCCCCTGACCTGCGCGTCATGGAGGTCCCCTTCTTCTTCCGCACGACCGAAGAGGTTCGCGCGGTTCAGGAGCGGATGGGTCCGGTCTTCGAGCAGGAGCTTCGTGGCGCGGGATTCGAGCTGCTCGGCTGGTCCGACGTGGGGTTCGTCTATCTGTTCACCAAGAGTCCGATCCGCAGCACGGAGGATCTGCGAAAGGTGCGGATGTGGCTCTGGGAAGGGGATCCGCTCGCGGAGGCGTTCTTGAAGACGCTCGGGGTTTCCCCCGTGCCTCTGCCGATCACGGATGTCGTCACCTCGCTGCAGACGGGCCTCATCGACGCCGTGTACACATCGACGCTCGCCTGCATCGCCCTTCAGTGGTTCACCCGCGTTTCCCACATGACAGATCTTCCGGTCACGCACGCGCAAGGAGCCGTCGTCGTCTCGCGGCAAGCCTTCGAGCAGATCAGCCCCGCGGCGCAGGCGACGGTCAAGAGGCTCGCGCGGAAGTACTTCGATCGGCTCGCGATCGCCACCACGAAGGACAACGAGACCAGCGCGCAGGTCCTCGCGGAGAAGGGGATCAAGGTCGTCGCCCTGACCGACGCGGAGAAGGCGGGCTTCGAGGAGATCGGGCGGGTCGTCCGCGAGAAGCTCGCAGCGACCCTCTACCAGAGGGAGATCCTCGATCGGACGATGAAGGCCCTGGAGGAAGCCAGGACCGCGGCGGGCGCCGCCGGACGATGA
- a CDS encoding TRAP transporter small permease, with protein MSPEGDLPLSFLRPGGTLLVAMGGLILLALLARVLLRRVLGGERYDRWTAWLEGILFCLILVVMLSLSGLQIVLRNLFRSGLLWIDPLVRALVLWLAFLGALTATSHARHLHIDVLHRLLSARIGGQVSRVLSVLSSICCAFLANGAYAFLRDEYQYGTSPFLGIPSWLTQSILFLGFGLLTYRFLVQAIWPAPRRGEP; from the coding sequence ATGAGTCCGGAGGGGGACCTTCCGCTCTCCTTCCTGCGCCCCGGCGGGACGCTCCTTGTCGCCATGGGAGGTTTGATCCTCCTTGCGTTGCTCGCGCGCGTGCTCCTGCGGCGCGTTCTCGGCGGCGAGCGCTACGATCGCTGGACGGCCTGGCTCGAGGGGATCCTCTTCTGCCTCATCCTCGTCGTGATGCTGAGCCTCTCTGGGCTCCAGATCGTCCTGCGCAATCTCTTCCGGAGCGGCCTGCTCTGGATCGATCCGCTGGTTCGCGCCCTCGTCCTCTGGCTCGCCTTCCTCGGCGCGCTGACCGCCACATCCCACGCCCGCCATCTTCACATCGACGTGCTTCACAGGCTTCTCTCCGCGCGGATCGGAGGGCAGGTCTCGCGCGTCCTGTCGGTCCTCTCCTCGATCTGCTGCGCGTTTCTTGCCAACGGCGCTTACGCGTTTCTTCGAGACGAATATCAGTACGGGACCAGCCCGTTTCTGGGGATTCCCTCCTGGCTCACGCAGTCGATCCTCTTCTTGGGATTCGGACTGCTGACCTACCGCTTCCTGGTGCAGGCGATCTGGCCGGCTCCTCGGCGGGGTGAGCCGTGA
- a CDS encoding ATP-binding cassette domain-containing protein, giving the protein MVEVQNLRKAFGPTVAVDDVTFDVAKGEILGFLGPNGAGKSTTMRILTCYIPPDAGGARVAGFDIATQSIEVRRRIGYLPENAPLYLDMYVTDYLQFVTELRGLPVESRERKIRAMIDLCGLGDVQHRLVGELSKGFKQRVGLAQTLIHDPEVLILDEPTTGLDPNQIVQIRELIKRIGREKTTLLSTHILQEVEATCTRVQIINDGRLIAQGTTEELTSFATGEARVVMRVSAGRDRVEPKLRSLPGLKGLRDLGGPGETGARFEVIVAGEEKDSATEEAIFRLAVESGWTLTELKRETQSLEQVFQKLTRGDA; this is encoded by the coding sequence ATGGTTGAAGTTCAAAACCTGAGGAAGGCCTTTGGGCCGACGGTGGCGGTCGATGACGTCACCTTCGATGTCGCCAAAGGGGAGATCCTCGGGTTCCTCGGGCCGAACGGGGCGGGCAAGAGCACGACGATGCGGATTCTGACCTGCTACATCCCGCCGGACGCCGGAGGGGCCCGCGTCGCGGGCTTCGACATCGCCACGCAGTCGATCGAGGTCAGGCGGCGCATCGGCTACCTTCCCGAGAACGCCCCGCTCTATCTCGACATGTACGTGACCGACTACCTCCAGTTCGTCACTGAATTGCGGGGACTGCCGGTCGAGTCGCGCGAGAGGAAGATCCGCGCGATGATCGACCTCTGCGGACTGGGGGATGTCCAGCACCGGCTGGTCGGCGAGCTCTCGAAGGGGTTCAAGCAGCGCGTCGGTCTGGCCCAGACGCTCATCCACGACCCGGAGGTCCTGATCCTCGACGAGCCGACCACCGGGCTGGACCCGAACCAGATCGTCCAGATCCGCGAGCTGATCAAGCGGATCGGCCGGGAGAAGACGACGCTGCTGTCGACGCACATCCTCCAGGAGGTCGAGGCGACCTGCACGAGGGTGCAGATCATCAATGACGGGCGCCTGATCGCCCAGGGGACCACCGAGGAGCTGACGAGCTTCGCCACGGGCGAGGCCCGCGTCGTCATGCGCGTATCGGCCGGAAGGGACAGGGTCGAGCCGAAGCTCCGATCCCTCCCCGGACTGAAGGGACTGCGGGATCTGGGCGGACCCGGCGAGACCGGCGCGCGCTTCGAGGTCATCGTCGCGGGCGAGGAGAAGGACAGCGCCACCGAGGAGGCGATCTTCCGGCTGGCGGTCGAGAGCGGCTGGACCCTGACGGAGCTCAAGCGCGAGACGCAGAGCCTCGAGCAGGTCTTCCAGAAACTCACGCGGGGAGACGCATAG
- a CDS encoding TRAP transporter large permease subunit encodes MSWLVIPLLVVLALLGTPLFVVLAAAALIAFAIAGISSGAVLTEMTRLGTSPILLSVPMFTFAGYLFAESKTPERLVRLTRSLFGWIPGSLALVAMIACAIFTAFTGGSGVTIVAMGGLLMPALLKEGFSKGYSMGLLTTSGSLGFLFPPSLGMILYSYVASQSASGMALPPGAAPEIDRLFLAGLLPGIFLIVVLSALAFREGRGGALMRRIPLREGLKDVLPSLRAAAWEIPLPVIILGGIYGGKLTVTEAATVTALYALIVEVLIYRDIPWKRIPAIAVESMTLVGGILIILGCALGLTNYLIDAQIPMQILDWTRGWITSKFLFLLVLNILLLVIGSLMEIFSAMIVVPLIVPIALEYDVNLVHLGIIFMTNLEIGFLTPPFGLNLFISSFRFGRRITEVYRAVIPFLVVLLLALMVITYWPAMSLWLPGLYGGK; translated from the coding sequence GTGAGCTGGCTCGTCATCCCGCTCCTTGTCGTGCTCGCTCTGCTCGGCACGCCTCTCTTCGTCGTGCTCGCCGCCGCGGCTCTGATCGCCTTCGCGATCGCCGGGATCTCCTCGGGAGCGGTGCTGACCGAGATGACGCGCCTGGGGACCTCGCCGATCCTCCTCTCGGTTCCGATGTTCACCTTCGCGGGATATCTCTTTGCGGAGAGCAAGACGCCCGAGCGTCTGGTGCGCCTGACGAGATCCCTCTTCGGCTGGATCCCCGGCAGCCTCGCGCTCGTCGCCATGATCGCCTGCGCCATCTTCACCGCCTTCACCGGCGGCAGCGGAGTCACGATCGTCGCGATGGGCGGGCTCCTCATGCCCGCCCTCCTCAAGGAGGGGTTCAGCAAGGGCTACTCGATGGGGCTCCTCACGACGTCGGGAAGCCTCGGCTTCCTCTTCCCGCCGAGCCTGGGGATGATCCTCTACAGCTACGTCGCTTCGCAGAGCGCCAGCGGCATGGCGCTTCCCCCCGGCGCCGCGCCCGAAATCGACCGGCTCTTCTTGGCGGGCCTCCTTCCTGGGATCTTCCTGATCGTGGTCCTGTCGGCCCTCGCCTTTCGCGAAGGGCGGGGCGGCGCGCTCATGCGAAGGATCCCCCTGCGCGAGGGACTGAAGGATGTGCTTCCCTCCCTGCGCGCGGCCGCATGGGAGATCCCTCTTCCGGTGATCATCCTGGGCGGAATCTACGGCGGGAAGCTGACCGTCACGGAAGCGGCGACCGTGACAGCGCTCTACGCGTTGATCGTCGAGGTTCTGATCTACCGGGACATTCCGTGGAAGAGGATCCCCGCGATCGCGGTTGAGAGCATGACGCTCGTGGGCGGCATCCTCATCATCCTCGGCTGCGCGCTCGGCCTCACGAACTACCTGATCGACGCGCAGATCCCGATGCAGATTCTCGACTGGACGCGGGGATGGATCACGAGCAAGTTCCTCTTCCTTCTCGTGCTCAACATCCTCTTGCTCGTGATCGGATCGCTGATGGAGATCTTCTCGGCGATGATCGTGGTCCCGCTGATCGTCCCGATCGCGCTCGAGTACGACGTGAACCTGGTCCATCTCGGGATCATCTTCATGACCAATCTCGAGATCGGCTTCCTGACGCCTCCGTTCGGGCTGAACCTCTTCATCTCCTCCTTCCGCTTCGGGAGGAGGATCACCGAGGTCTACCGGGCGGTCATTCCGTTCCTCGTCGTTCTGCTGCTCGCCTTGATGGTGATCACCTACTGGCCGGCTATGAGCCTCTGGCTTCCGGGGCTCTACGGGGGCAAGTAG